A stretch of the Vitis vinifera cultivar Pinot Noir 40024 chromosome 16, ASM3070453v1 genome encodes the following:
- the LOC104882132 gene encoding hydroxymethylglutaryl-CoA synthase — protein sequence MVKLETLEAHDGATKGKYTIGLGQDCMAFCTEVEDVISMSLTAVASLLEKYEIDPKQIGWLEIGSETVIDKSKSIKTFLMQNFEESGNTDIKGVDSTNACYGGTACINWVESSSWDGRYGLLVCTDNAV from the exons atgGTCAAGCTG GAAACCTTGGAGGCTCATGATGGTGCCACCAAAGGAAAATACACTATTGGGCTTGGACAAGATTGCATGGCATTTTGTACAGAGGTGGAAGATGTCATCTCTATGAG TTTGACTGCTGTTGCTTCCCTCCTTGAGAAATATGAGATTGATCCAAAGCAAATTGGATGGCTGGAAATTGGCAGTGAAACCGTGATAGACAAAAGCAAGTCCATTAAGACCTTCCTAATGCAAAATTTTGAg GAATCTGGTAATACTGACATTAAAGGAGTGGATTCAACAAATGCATGCTATGGTGGGACTGCTTGTATCAATTGGGTGGAGAGTAGTTCATGGGATGGGCGTTATGGACTTCTTGTGTGCACCGACAATGCGGTATGA